DNA sequence from the Chitinophaga flava genome:
GGCAACGTAGTATACCGTTCCAACGATTACCGTAATGAATGGGATGGTTCTCAGCTCCATGAAGGTACCTATTACTATGAACTGGTTTGTCCTACTTCCAACGGCAAAGTATCGCTGAAAGGATGGGTACAGCTGGTGCGATAATCACCGTGAAATCAATGAACTATCATGCAACATTTTATGCTGAAAAGATTATCTATGAATAAAGCCCTATCTGTTCTGATCTTCATCCTGTGCGGAGTTACCGCCTCCGCACAGCAGGATGCGCAGTTTAGTCAGTATATGTTTAACGGCATATACGTTAACCCGGCCTACGCCGGCTACAGGGAGCAATGGAACATCCATGCGTTTTACCGCAACCAGTGGACCAATTACCCCGGCGCACCCAAAACGTTTTCAGTAGCAGTAGACGGTAGTGCCAACAATGACCGCGTGGGTCTGGGCTTACAGGCGATGAGTGATAAACTGGGTGCTTCCAGCACCACCTCCGTATATGCTACCTATGCTTATCGTATTCCCATGAATGAAGACGGTTCTTCCAGGCTGTCATTAGGTATCAGTGCCGGTTTCCTCCAGCAGCGGCTGGACGTTTCATTGCTGACCACCTCTTCTTCCGTAACCGATCCTGCACTGATGAGCGGAGAAAACAACAGAACGCTGCCGGATGCCCGCTTTGGTATTTTCTATCACCGGGAAAAATTCTATGCGGGCATCTCCGCCAGCAACCTGCTGGCGCAGTCCTTCCAGAAATCCGCTGCCATGAAAGAATACCTGCCGTTGAAGCCACACCTGTATTTTACCATGGGCGGGCTTGTTCCACTGTCAGAACAGCTGTTGCTGAAACCCAGCATATTGTTTAAGGAAGATCTGGCTGGTCCTACCAGCATAGACCTGAACACCTTTTTGCTGATCAGTGAGAAGTTGTGGATAGGAGCCTCTTATCGCACGGCCTTCCTGCGCAAATCCAATCTGCAGGAAAGCCTGAAAAAACCAGCTGCGCTGGTATTCATGGCCGAAGTATTTGTCAACGACAAACTTCGTGTAGGCTATGCTTATGATATGACCATGAATGGAACGGTAGCTACCAACTACCCTACCCATGAGTTTTCCATCGGTTATTTCTTTAAACGGAGAAACGCCAGAATGATGTCTCCCCGCTATTTCTAACCCTGTATAATGATCGTTGTATGAAATTAACCGGACAAAGCAAGTTTGTTCCTTACCTGCTCCTGCTGATGGCAGGCGCAGGTTTCAGCCGGCAGGCAAAAGCACAATATGCCTACAGGGAAGCGTTAAACGCCTATCAGCTCTATAATTTCGAAAAAGCCAAACCACTTTTCGAAAAAGCATTTCGCAAAAAGCCCAGTGCCAAAGCCGCACAGGGGGCTGCTGACAGCTACCGCCTGACGAAAGATTATCAGCAGGCAGAAATATGGTATGCCCATCTATGGGAAACTCAGGGATATACACCCGCCGATGAACTGCATTACGCAGCCATCCTGATGAACAATGGTAAATACGAAGTAGCTGCCAGTCATCTTCAACACTACCTTCTGGCTGATTCCGGCAACAAGCTGGCACTGCAAATGCAGGAAGGTTGCCGTATGGCCGCCACCTGGCTGGGCCAACCTGTTAAAGGTACCCTGGAAAACATGCAGGCCCTCAATTCACCCTATTCAGACTGGAGCATTACCCGCTACCACAACAAATACATCTTTGCTTCTGACCGTCCATTCCGGGAAGTGCTCAAATCCGCTTTCTTCGAAAATGAGAATATCAAAAAGAAAATGTACACCTGGACTGGCAACAGTTACCTGCATCTGTACGAAAGCAATGGAGACAGCACAGATATAAAACCGCTCGAAAAGAAAACCATCAACGGAGCCTATCACAGCTCCAACGCCTCCTATAACGGTAACGGCAACACGATGTATCTGGCTATAACCACCCTGAAAAAAAGGCCAGGTTCTGCACTGGGAAAAGATTCTATCCTGACCATGAACATCAGCGTGAAAGAGATCACCCTGAATGATCAGCAGCAATGGGTTGTTTCCCCTGAACTGCCATTTAATGCTACCCTGCAGTATTCTGTAGGTGATCCCTGGATCAGCCCCGCCGGAGATACGCTATACTTTGTGTCTAACACCGGCCCCGGCCAGCAGGGAGGCACCGATATTTATTATGCGGTTAAAACCGGCAACAGCTGGAGCAATCCGGTGAATATGGGCCCGCAAATCAATACCCCCGGTAATGAGCGGACACCCACTTTTGATGCAGCCGGCAACCTTTACTTCGCCAGTGATGGCCATCCGGGACTAGGCGGACTGGATATCTTTAAAGCCACCCAACAAGCCGGTGGATGGAACATCGTTCACCAGGGAGTGCCCATCAACAGCCGCTACGATGACTTTGCACCTGCACTGCTGGACAGCGCCCTGTATTTCGCATCCAACCGTGATGGCGGCAAAGGCAGCGACGATATTTACCGGTTCATCAAAGCTACCCCGCCTGCTCCCAAACCGACGCCTGCACCACAATTCAGCATCAGCGGTATTGTCACCGACAGGGCTTCCAACAGGCCAATACCACAGGTAGCCGTTAGCCTTACCCACAAAATAACAGGCAATGTTATACAGGTAATGACCAGCGATAATGGCCAATATCAGTTCCCTGCCGACAGCGGTGGCGTATATGAACTGAGTTATGTAAAATCAAAATATACCGCCATCAACCATGATACCCTTTCCCTGAAAGGATATACAACATCGGTCGACATCAAAAGGGACAAACAGATGGAACAAACCCCACTGCATGTACCTTTCAAACTGGATAATATTTACTTCGACCTGGGTAAATCCGATATCCGTCCGGATGCAGCCAGAGAGCTGGACAAACTGGTAACCCTGCTGCAAGACAACCCTACCTGGGAGATAGAACTGGGTGCCCATACCGATTCCAGGGCTAATGATGCGTTTAACATGGGCTTGTCACAACGTCGTGCAGCCGCCACCGTAGCATACCTGGTTAAAAAAGGTATCAATGCTCAACGCCTGACAGCGAAAGGATATGGAGAAACCAAACTGGTTAACCATTGCGCCAATGGCGTAAAATGCACAGAAGCCGAACACCTCGCTAACCGCAGAACCGAGTTTATCATTCTGAAATTATAATTTCACGCGACGACTATTACAGCGGAGGCACTTCGGTATCGAAGTGCCTCTTTTTTATGCTTTACCCTGAATATCCCCTGAAATCAATACCTTCATCCGGTGAATAAAAAATCGTTATGGAACAAGCACCTATCTGGCATTCGGAAGTCAACATCCTCGAATTGAATGCAAAAGGCCGCTCCACTATGAATGAACACCTGGGTATGGAGTTCACGGAGGCAGGCAATAACTATCTTCGTATACGCATGCCCGTAGACCATCGCACCGTACAAACCTATGGTATCCTGCACGGCGGCGCTTCAGTGGCATTGGCGGAAACAGTGGGCAGCATTGCCTCTACGCTGGTGATAGATCCGGCTAAGGAGATTTGTGTAGGCATGGAGATCAATGCCAATCATGTAAGAAGCGCCAGAGAAGGATATGTGTATGGCACTGCCACCCCTATTCATCTGGGCCGGAGAAGTCATATCTGGGAAATAAAAATCACCGACGATCAGCAGCGGCTGATCTGTATCTGCCGGCATATGGTGGCTGTGCTGGAAAAAGAAGCATTTATGGCGGGTGCCCAATAGCCATGTGGCAACAGCAAAAATAAAAGAGACGTCTCAATATCATGAGACGCCTCTTTCAATTCATTAAACTTAGCTTATTTAATTTTGATAAATCTGTAAGTACGTTCCCCCATGGGTTTGTCATTTTCAGTAAGCTGCTGCTTGCTTAACAGACCCGTTTTTTCATCAAAAATATTCGTGATTTTATAAGTATCGGTTGATTTAACGACTGAACCTGAAGTTGATACTACCATCAATTTTGTCAGGTTGTTTCTACCAGTTGAAAACATATTGCCTTCTTCCCAGCTGAGTATAAATGCGATGTATGGATTGACAGCGAAGAAATACTGTAAGGTGTTCGCTTTGTCATCATAGGAATAGGTCGCCTCTCCTTTAACTGAATTGGAAGAACCGTTATCCTTATAATAATGCTGATGAAGATGACTCACGAGGTTACCGTTAGCATAGGTAAATTCTGTATAATCCATTGATTCAAAGTCACTGCCCCTCAGTGTATCTTTTGATCCATCCAGAGTCACCATATTCCGGTTATCCAGGGTCAGAAAAGCGGAGTCTTTTCTGCCGCCCATATAGGTAGTATAATTAGTCACTTTGTTACCCTTATATACCAGGGCATCCGTCTGATACACTACATCATTTTGGGCCCTTTCCATGCCAACACATTTGCCATTAGTATATTTAAACGTGACTGTTTGAGCATACTTTTTGGTATCCTTGTTATAATAATAATACAGTTTAGCCACTGTGTTATCATCATTATACACAAAACTATCAGCAGGCATACCATCGTCATAAACGGTAACCGGCAGATAAGAAACTACAGGAGGATCAATAGGTATCGGAGGCTCTGTGGTCTCATTTTTTTTACAGGATACGGCAGCCAGTACAAATAAAGCTACTCCTGTTTTCAGCAGAATGGCATGTTTCATTTTCATAAATTATAGGATATATTTTGTCCAGCAAGGTTGATGACTAAGTACATATGGGTATACAATTACACGCTGAAAAAGCGGGTCTTACAATTTCAGATATCCAAATTTACAAAATATGCGGCAGTTAAATATTCATATAATTTAACATGAAAACTTCACCATGCATTAACCAATCTGCTTTTCATACAAATTATTCAGGGAATGTGGCATTTTTACCTCCCCTACTTTCCTAAATCCCTGCTGTTCATAATAGCTGCAAAGCCAAGCATTGCCGGCATTACAGTCCAGCCGGAACAAATGACATCCTTCAGCAAGCAGTTTATCTTCAACCATGTTTAATATGATTGTTCCCAATTGCCGGCCAGCAAACTGTTTTCTGACTACCAGTGAATGCACATAACCTGCCATTACATCTTGTTCTCCCCAATAAAGAAGATCTTTATCCGCCAGGCGAAACACGCCTACCAGTTCATTGTCCTGATTCTCTACAGCAAAAAATTCTTGCTGCGCCAATCCCTCTTCTATCCAGCTGATTTTTTCTTGTGGGGGATCAAGCCATACATCCCACTGGTCCAGTCCTTTAGCCTGAATTGCAATGGCTGCTTCTTTTAGCAGCTGCAGCACCAACGGTAATTCTCCCGGTTGGATAAGTCTTAGTTTGAATGTGTCCGTCATCGCAATAAAATATTGCAGCAAAAGTAGGGGAAACACTTGTCTCATAAAAGACAAGCGTTTCAAAATCTATTTATCGTCTGAGCTTCCG
Encoded proteins:
- a CDS encoding OmpA family protein, giving the protein MKLTGQSKFVPYLLLLMAGAGFSRQAKAQYAYREALNAYQLYNFEKAKPLFEKAFRKKPSAKAAQGAADSYRLTKDYQQAEIWYAHLWETQGYTPADELHYAAILMNNGKYEVAASHLQHYLLADSGNKLALQMQEGCRMAATWLGQPVKGTLENMQALNSPYSDWSITRYHNKYIFASDRPFREVLKSAFFENENIKKKMYTWTGNSYLHLYESNGDSTDIKPLEKKTINGAYHSSNASYNGNGNTMYLAITTLKKRPGSALGKDSILTMNISVKEITLNDQQQWVVSPELPFNATLQYSVGDPWISPAGDTLYFVSNTGPGQQGGTDIYYAVKTGNSWSNPVNMGPQINTPGNERTPTFDAAGNLYFASDGHPGLGGLDIFKATQQAGGWNIVHQGVPINSRYDDFAPALLDSALYFASNRDGGKGSDDIYRFIKATPPAPKPTPAPQFSISGIVTDRASNRPIPQVAVSLTHKITGNVIQVMTSDNGQYQFPADSGGVYELSYVKSKYTAINHDTLSLKGYTTSVDIKRDKQMEQTPLHVPFKLDNIYFDLGKSDIRPDAARELDKLVTLLQDNPTWEIELGAHTDSRANDAFNMGLSQRRAAATVAYLVKKGINAQRLTAKGYGETKLVNHCANGVKCTEAEHLANRRTEFIILKL
- a CDS encoding GNAT family N-acetyltransferase, with the protein product MRQVFPLLLLQYFIAMTDTFKLRLIQPGELPLVLQLLKEAAIAIQAKGLDQWDVWLDPPQEKISWIEEGLAQQEFFAVENQDNELVGVFRLADKDLLYWGEQDVMAGYVHSLVVRKQFAGRQLGTIILNMVEDKLLAEGCHLFRLDCNAGNAWLCSYYEQQGFRKVGEVKMPHSLNNLYEKQIG
- a CDS encoding PorP/SprF family type IX secretion system membrane protein; translated protein: MNKALSVLIFILCGVTASAQQDAQFSQYMFNGIYVNPAYAGYREQWNIHAFYRNQWTNYPGAPKTFSVAVDGSANNDRVGLGLQAMSDKLGASSTTSVYATYAYRIPMNEDGSSRLSLGISAGFLQQRLDVSLLTTSSSVTDPALMSGENNRTLPDARFGIFYHREKFYAGISASNLLAQSFQKSAAMKEYLPLKPHLYFTMGGLVPLSEQLLLKPSILFKEDLAGPTSIDLNTFLLISEKLWIGASYRTAFLRKSNLQESLKKPAALVFMAEVFVNDKLRVGYAYDMTMNGTVATNYPTHEFSIGYFFKRRNARMMSPRYF
- a CDS encoding hotdog fold thioesterase → MEQAPIWHSEVNILELNAKGRSTMNEHLGMEFTEAGNNYLRIRMPVDHRTVQTYGILHGGASVALAETVGSIASTLVIDPAKEICVGMEINANHVRSAREGYVYGTATPIHLGRRSHIWEIKITDDQQRLICICRHMVAVLEKEAFMAGAQ